The following DNA comes from Meles meles chromosome 8, mMelMel3.1 paternal haplotype, whole genome shotgun sequence.
CCCCACCACCTGTGAAGATGAAGGGCTTCTCAGAGGTGCCTCCTCCAGAATACACACCTGCGGTGTCAGCCAGAAGTCAGGATCTCACCCACCTGTGTCTGCGACCCAAGTGTTCTCACCTCAGCCCATGCTAAGGAGATCCTTCCAGGACTGGCTACAGATGGTGGCTCTAAGAAAGCTTGTGTGGGCCTCCAGAGCTGTCCATGGTCCTGGAAGAAGGGAGACCCCCTGAGCTGATTTTAGGTTACCCCTTCTTCCCAGAGAATAATGCTCCCAATCTGGACAGCTGGGAGACACAGGCAGACCTGAGTCAGAATCTGGAGTGTTTAGGGGAGCCGGAGGGAGACTCTGCCTTGACCCAGAAGGTGATTCAGTCAGAAGGAGAGGAGACCAAGCCTTCCGGCTATTGGGACACATTTGAGGGTGAGGAGGCCATGGATTCCAACCCAGCTGCCCTAGACAAGGACTTTCAGTGCCCCCAGGAAGTGGACAAAGTTTAAACTCCAGGCAGTCCGGGGTGCAAGACTTGTTGCTTCCTGTTGGTGCAGAACCTTGAGAAATTTGCAAACGCTCAGGTAAGTGGCAGAGAGGCTACAGTGGAGGACTGGAGGTGAGGAGGAGATCAGAGTCAACCTTCTCTTCCCTTTGAGATTAGTGGTTCTTAAAGCCTAGTGTGTGTCAGGATCTCCTGGAGGTCTTGTTAAAATACACTTCTGGCTTTGCGAATCTGGGGCGGGGCTTGAGAGTTTGCACGTATAACAATTCCCAGGTAATGATGGTGTTGTTGGTCTGGGGCCTGCACTTTAAGAACCACTGTCTGCACGAGTGGCTTTGGTATTTGATATACCTGTGTTCAGTCCCGGCTCTGCCTGACATTGGTTCCATTGCTGGGCCGGTCAGCTCACCTTTTGGGGCTTCAGAGTCTTTGTCAAATGGAGATATATAGTACCATCTTGTTAGGGGTGTGgttgaggatcaaatgagataatacatggaAGTATTTGGAATAGTCCCTGGGTCATTAAAACTCTCATAAATGGTAGTTTTGATTATTCTGAGTATTATTAGTTTTTGCAAAAATTTCTGACCAAGGgacacaagatgggattgagaagGGCAAGTAAGTCATTGATTTCTGACCTGCAAAGAGATGAAAAGCTCTCTCCTGGAGACTCAGAGATTTGAGAAAAACCAGTGAATTCTCTatcctacattttcttctttctgctgaaTGTCTGTGGAAGGTGCTGCAGGGGCAACCTCATCTCCATATACAACTCCAACTCAGAACATCACGTCCTGTGCATGGCCAGAGGGGTCAATAAAGGCCAGGCCTGGATCAGAAGCATGCTCAAGGGCTGGGTAGGTGAGGCACCAACCTCCCTGGGGACAGGAAGTTCTCTCTGTCTCCAGGGACCCCCTGTTGGCATCTAGACGTATCTCAGTCCTTGAGACCAGCTTCAAGCAGTGGGCAGTGTAGCCTTGGAGCTGGCTTGGACTGGGTCCGGGGGACTGATGATTTTGGGCATCTCATCCCagctccatgctcatggaattcATGCCTGTAGCTTGAAATCTGCCCCAGTGGAGGTACGTACACCAAGGAAATGGGCAATTGTAAATCAGGGTTCTTCCTGCCCTCTATGTTCTCTCCTTCCCCTGGAGCTGGCCGTTGGACATTTCCTGCTGTATCACTGGAGTCAGGAGATATGCTCCATGCCCCGCTTAGTCACCTACTAGCTGAATGACTTCCttggagtctcagtttcttcatctctaaaatggagccCCTCTCTCAAGGCAGCTCTCGGATTGTGGATGAATAAATGCCATGAAATGTGCCACTCGAGTGTGGTCCCTGGCCAGCAGCACTGGCAAACCGGCTAGCCTGGCAGAAGTGCCCAAtcttgggccccaccccagagctcctgagctggaatctgcattttttaaaaatattttatttgtttatttgacagagatcacaagtaggcagagaggcaggcagagagagggggggaaacaggctccctgctgagcagagagcccgatgcaggcctcaatcccaggaccctgagatcatgacctgagccgaaggcagaggctttaacccactgagccacccaggcaccccaggaatctgcattttaacaagaatGCCAGGAGATCGTATGCACCGTGAAGATGGAGAAGCGTGTTCTGTGTGACGGGGGAGTGCTGGCCCCTCTTGCATTGGCATTGCCCGTAAACTCTCAGGCATGGGTCGCTTGCAGCTCTGGCTCCTCACTGGGTGGGTGgtgagaggggaagggagcaCTCATGGGCCCCTGGGGCCCATGGGTCTGTCTCCCTGGACCTCTGCCCTACGACCCAGCCTATCACTTCTTTAGTTCCCGTGCTGGAGATTCCAATGCACTAATGGGAGACACTGGAATTTTGGATACtgggcctcagggcagcttgtgAATGGGGAAGGCAACTATGTAGCCCTATGGACCAGAGGTGAGGGGGACTGGGACCAGGGCAAGGGGAAGCGTTGGCAAGGTACACTCTCACACACTATTCCTTTGAGTTCTCTGAACATACCTCTCCAAACTCACACCTTCCCACACCCAGAGAAGCCACATCCTCTGTGAGGAGGGCTGAAATGTAGGGATCCCTCAAAGCAAAACCAGGTGACGGGGTACCCTGTATGGGAGATAGATGGGGGCTCTCCAGCCTCACGGACCGCACTATGCTTGGGGCTGGGGGGCTGCTATCCTTCCTCTGATATGAGGGCCACAAGGAGTGACTGATGCgacagaggagaggagcagaTGTGAATGTAAGGTATGGATGAAGGACAAGGAAAGCTGTGGGAATTAGGGCTGACGGGTAATTCGCCAGCTTTGAGCAGCATGGAAGCCAGATGTGAGGGAGCTAGCTCTAAGGCTAAGACCATCTGTGCTGGAGTAAGCCTGCCGCCATCCACATCCGGCTCTGCCTCTTGCAGCTTAGACCCAGGCAAGTTACTACCTCCACTAAGCCTCACTttgcccatctgtgaaatggggatgatgataacATCTATCTTTTGGGGTCATTGTGGCGATCACGTACAATAGGCATACTTTAACCAGCTAATTCATGAAGCTCTTAGCacactgcctccctcctcccccgggAAGAGCTGGGTGCACCTTAGCTAGAAGGAGCATGTGGGAAGCGCGCTGACAGTCCTGatcccagccagccagccaaggagggaaggagggccaCTCGCCACACAGGCGACCGCTGAAGTCACCATGCTTTCCACCGCTGGCAGCTGACTTCATGTGAAAGGCATCTGCCCTTTGCTGCTTCTAAGCCTGAGGTGTGGAGCCCCAGCCTCGGAGCCCCCTCCCTTCAGACCTCCGCTGGCAGTCCCTGGACCCCTCCAGGCTCTGTCCCCCAGCCTCTCCTGGCCAAAAACCCAGACTTCCCACAGCATTTCCCAACTCCATCTCATTATTACACACGTTGGAGGACTGCCAGTGGAGCCTTGGACTGGGCGGGGAAGCTCAGCGGGAGCAGCTGGGCACCCAGTGGGCTGGTGGGCTCCCCATGGGCCTTCCCTGCCCAGCCTCCTCCACTTCCACCGCTGGAGGACTGCCTCATTGGTGCGCAGTGGGACACTGGCCCTCCTGCTTTGTTTGGCTCCTATATGGGGTGCAAGATGGCGGGATGGGGGAGCGTGGAAGGGCTTTCCAACGTGGAGGGGACTGTGCCCATTCAAGAACTGCTGTGTGCATGGTGTGTACTGAGATCCCACCTGGGGAACCACATGGGAGGGAGGAAGTCCCTTCCTCTAGGGCAGCTGGTTCCTCTAGCTCTGGGTCTTTCTGGCCTCTCAGATGCTGGCCCCTGTTTTCTATTCTCCCAGCCCCCTGTGGGTGAGTTTAAAGTCCCTGGCTCCCGAGATGTGTCCTCCACTCCTTTCTGAGCTGTGTCCCCCACCCCAAtcccttctccttttcccccatcCCCAGCTGACCTCCCTAGAGAGAACACAGTCTCAGATGGGAGCTGCCTTCCACTGGGAGGGCCTTAGGGCAAAAATTATAGCATCAGGTAGCGGTGAGGCTCCCGCCCCTATCCTAGAGCCAGCCTCTTCCCCTCATCTCACTGTCCCCAAGGATGGAGAACGCTACTCCCTctctttgttccaggcaggatgcTGAGATTGATAACCAGGAAGCTCAGGCCTGAGCTGGGTGTCAGGAAGGCAGAGAGCCCTGTCTTGttgaggggggtggtggggatgcagagggagaaagattaAGGCACagagctagctagctagctacaTGATCTACTGTGATCTACATGTTTCCCGAGGGTGTCGTTCCACACGGGGTGCAGGGAGAGTGTAAAAGTGTGTTTGTGAGTGCACacgtacatgtgtgtatatacatctTGGTGTGTACAAGAGTCAATCCTTGTATGCTTGTGTCTATCCGTGCACATGGGAGTCTCTATCTATAAATATGCAAAACCGTACGAGTCCGTGTGCCTCTGTGTGCTGAGCACACTTTAAACAcctctgtaggggcgcctgggtggctcagtgggttaaagcctctgccttcggctcaggtcatgatctcagcgtcctgggatcgaaccccatgtcggtctctctgctcagcggggagcctgcttccctttctttctctctctgcctgcctctctgcctaacttgtgatctctgtctgtcaaatgaataaataaaatcttaaaaaaaaaagagtagggattaaaaaaaaaaaacctctgaataTTTATGGATACACCTGGGTGTTGTTTATGCCCATATAGCTTTGCCCCCAACAAGATCCTAGATCTGTGTGTGCCTGTATATGTGTGTACCAGTGGGTTTGTgagtgtgcgtatgtgtgtgtgtggggcaTACACCTGTACAGGtctatgtctgtgtgtgcacgtgtgtatcgGTCCAGGCATGTGATGGGATGCGGAGTTTCAGGAACAAGAAGAACAATATTCTCAGATTGGCTTTGCTGCTAAAGGGCCCAGAGTCAATGGAACAGGACAGGAATGGGGACCCCCAGGGGAAGGAGGTGGTGAAAAAGCAGGAGACGAGTCCCCTGAACGTGAGCAGGCCCCTGGCGGCAGGATGACCGGCGTGGGCACTGCAGTGACTGTCACCAGTGCTGGGCCCAGGGACTGCTTCTAGGTACAGAGGCCTCTCCGCAGGAGAGGGGTCTGTCCATCTGCCTTGGTTGGACACTGAGCCAGGAAGTCACTAATCACAGCATGTTGGTCTTCCCAGGGACAAAGAAAGAGGGCTGCCTGGAGGTCAGACCCCCACCCGGTCCCTTCCTTGCCTACTTTAGCAAGCTAATTGTTGATGCTCTGCTTCTAAAAGAACAGTGGAATCGGCTGTGGGTAGGGGGAGGAGGGCTGGTAAGGGCAGATCTGAAGAGGGAGCTTGGGACCAGTATTTTGGCTTTTATCAGCTTCCCCTTATCTCCTGGATGGGGCCTGAGCTGCAGCCCACACCAGTAGCCCATCtagctctaggcagtacagaccaGTATCTAGCCAGCCGACACAGGAGatagagggaggggggaagaccGGGGCTCAGACCCCTCCAGACTGAGGCTCGCTGGAGGCAGGATGAGGGAGATACGCTCTCAAGGGTGCAGCACGTCAATCACTGCACCTGAGCTTCAACCATTAGGCATTTATATCTTTGGCTGTTTAAGGCCTTTCAGTCTTGAATAGCCCTTGATTAAAAGGTGATCCTCTTGGGAGAGGAAACTCCTGAGGGTGTTATCTGTTCAAACCTCTGGGAGGTTGATGGGTCGCTTGTGGAGAACAAGGTTTTGTGAGAAGGACACACAAGGGAAGGGTGTGTGTAACTGCCAGTGGCTGTGGGCAGGAGGGGTTGTGGGCAAGAGGGGGATAGTGTGGCAGAGGGTGCTGTGTGCAccatttcctcttcctgaggACCCAGGAGGACTGTTTCCCAGTCTTCCTTGTGGCTGAAGCCTGGCTGGTGCGGTGGGGTTGGTTGAGCCATTCGGGGCCTGACCTTTCCCCGGTCTGCAAGCCTCGCGTCCCCCTTTCCCTGTGCCGTGACCTGGCCTGCATGTGTCTCGGATGGCGCAGCCaccaggtggagggagggggccaTCTGACCCACTCTGTGATATGAAACCTTGAGGTTCTGCAGATTTCTCTGTACTGCTGCCTAGACACTTGGTTTAGCCCAACACATACAGAAAAGAAGGGGCCCACGGTGTCCTGGTTTTTCTCAGACAGCCGTGGCCTAGAAGTCAAGATTGTAGACTCTGGAGCCATAAAGCTTGGGGCTGGGGGCCCGGCTCTGCCGGCTCAGTCTCTTCCCGTTACCAAGCCTCAGTCCCCTGCTATTAAAGGAGGGTCACCATAGGTGACCCCTGTCGCGCACCCCGCCTGATGCTCAACCGTGGTGAGTTATCTCTAAATGTTAGCTTTTATGCTGAGTAATTACAGACACAATGACTGCTAGGAGTGACTATGTGCTCCAGTTCAAACTTCCACTGattccagatttctttttctatccAGTAGGATGAGTGACAACCCCCAGCAGGGTTGGCATGTGGTCATGGTGGGGACCGTGCTGAGTCCGCCACGATGCAGCAGGGCTGAGCCAATCTGGCACCCAGAGGCTGTGGTGCAGGTTCCTGTGGCTCGCGCGGCAGGCTCGCTGTCCAGAGTTCACACACTTGCTGGCGGGCTAGGCAGAGTGGCTGCCCCACACGCGGGAGGACCACACCCGTCCTGAGGAAGAGGACATGGTTGCCTCTGTCTCTTCTGCAGGGAACATGCCTGTGACTCCTGCTGGGATGCCTGTGGGTCTCCCGGGTGCAGAACGCGGCCTCCACTGATGTCTCTGCTGATCAGATCTCTGGACATTGCCTGATGCCCGAAGCCACCCCTGGGGAGGTGTGATCCCATCAGCCTGAGGATGCGGTGGGGGTAAAGGCcgagtgggggaaggggtgatGGGCCTCCTGTGATGGAATCTGACCCCTTCTCCCCCGGAGGGGGGAATCACTAGGGTCAGGCCTTTGCAAGTGCCCATTGCTCCCAAACTAGTCCCTTCCAAATGACTCCCAaagctgcccctgcccctccccaccatctccCTGCACCTTCTGCAGAGGGAGCAGCCCTCCATCTCCTGGCAAGTCCTTGCAGCTCAGGCCACATGGTCATGCCTGCACTCCAGCTTTTCCAGAGGTGATGGACTGTCGGGCTAATGAAACTCGTCCTTCAGGGCTGCCCTGTGCATGAGCCCCTTCTAATAcctaattttgtattattttgagATAATGCCCCAAACGGTATATGCTTCAGGCTTTCGAGGACCTGGGTCTGCTCCTGAGCTCTGCCCCTCACAGGCAGAGAACCCAGCAAGGGGAGACGGCACCAGGCTGACAGAGGTGTGAGAGGACTAGAGGATCCCCCAGTGGCCTCTCTGGCCCCTTGTTCTTGCCAGGACACCTGGGTTCTCGATTGGCCACTAACTGTGTGACCTAAGTCATGTCCCCTCTGGGGCCTCAGTCTGCTCATCTGTAAACAGGGGAGGGGACAAGAGAGGTTCTAGCCTTTGAAGGCTGACCGCCCATTAGGACCCTGTGAGGGGGCGGCCTGGCTGGCCGGCTGCTCACAGGGCTTCGGGCCTCACCGGAGCCTGTTCACCAGCGTCATAAAGGAGCATGGTCCGCTGAGACAAGGGCCTGGGTCTGGGAATCATGCCTCACCGGGGCGGGGGGGAAATTCCACTGCTGGGGGGGTGCCCAGAGGTGTGGGAGAATGTGGGGGTCTCAGAGAGAGACCCTGGCTGGGTACAGAGCTAAGTCATGCCTCCTGTTTCCTTCTGAACTGGAGATCCACCCAAGTCAGATCCACCTGCATCACTGTCTAACTGGTCTTCCCTACATGGGGCCTGAGTTCCTGCTGAAAGCATGGGGCTCACTCTTCATTAAGCGAAACCTAATCCTGGTTGCCGTGGGGGAGGCTGAAGCAGGGAGGCCACCTCCTGGGAGTTCACCCTTCTCTTGTGATGGAGTtaggtctgggttcaaatcccagtcctCTTGTTTcttggctgtgtggccttgggcaaatgaCTCAGTCTCTCGGGGCCTCAGTGTATCTTCAAAACAGGGAAACTAATAACTACCTCATAGGATTACTctaagggttaaatgagataatgtgtgtgACGCTGCCTGGCATTTGGCAATGCCTTGTGGCCACTTGCTATTACTATTATGCTCTCTACTCTTCAGAAGGGGGACAACTCAGGGGCTACTgccctgggggtcctgggaggcAGACAGGGGCAAGGCAAGGGGTGAAGGGAGATGGAGGTCTTAGCAGGGGGTACTACCTCTCTGCCAGAGCACTGGGAGGCCCAGACACCTGGGTCTGGCGTGGCTTCCTGGGGTGAGCAGCAGAAATGAAAGCCCCTCCCCTTTCTATCCCTCCTCGCCCAGGGGGTGCCCTATAGGGAGGCCTGGAGCCCATGGATGAGCTTGGGGCCCTGGCAGAGGCCTTAGTGGCCAATGGAGTAGGCCCCTGAATCTGTGGACTGCTTCTCCTCGGTGGTCTGGTCGCTGGAGCACTCTGGGTTGGCCGAGGCAGTGACCTTCAGCGTCGTCTCGTCCACCTGCAGGCAGAAGGGCTGGTGTAATTGTGCTCTAACTGTGGGcaagaccccccacccccacccacatgGGACTCTGCTTGGCAGACGTGGCTGTGGAGGCTCAGGGACCCATTATCAGGGAGCTCCAGCAAGACTGTGTGATCCCAACAGTCTGAACAACCACGAACCTCATGGGCCAACCGAGACCTGAGCTAACCCATGGTAGAATTTGTCCTGCCCCAGAAACGGAGAGGGGACAGTGAGTGGATCGGGCCGTCAGCAGTGACAACCCACAGACCGCCCCACAGACCCCATTCTTGGCCAACTCCCTCTCTTCGGGACCCCCAATTTGCGCCAAGGCCTCATGAACCCCCTTAGAAGCCCCCAGAAGGGGGAGCCACTGAGAGTCCCTGGGGTCTAAGGGTGTCCAGCTAGTCCCTGCCTGTACCTCTACCTCTCACGCTCCCCCAcctctcacgcccccccacctctcccctctggcTCACCTCCTCAAATTTCTTGGCTTTGTACTGGTCGGCCCCCTTGAGGAAGTTGAGCAGGATGATGTCACAGAGGACAGTCccctggaggagaggcagggcgGGCTCAGTGTGgcaggaagcagcaggctccagCGGCCGGCCGCTGAGCGGCTGGGCAGTGGGTAGGACTGCCCTCAGGCAGACAGCAGGCCAAGGGTTGGGGTGAGTCCTCCAAAGACACCTGACTGATGTTTCCACTTGGAAAAACGTCCCGGTGCTTTGCAGGATGCCTTCATCACCCACCTCTCAGCTCTTGGCCATGACCGCAGACCAAGATGCAGAGAGAGGACTtgctgggagaagcagagggtgagggggtAGAAGTCCCCGGGAGCAGGGTTCGGTTCCTTTGGTCTGTGGAACCCTGGAGTCTCCTGTGGAACCCTGGAGTCTCCTCCTTCACCTTCATGGTGGGGGAGCAGGAACTTGGTACCAGGTGGAGACTCCCGCAGTCGGGGAGGCTGCTGCAGGAGGTAGTGAGCTCTCTGTGACTGGAGGCGTTCCAGCAGGGAGGCGATGAGGGAGACTGAGGCACCTGGCCAGAGGTCGGGCCTTCCATTCTAGGCAGAAGCATGGGCATTGTACCTGGGCCACTCCCTACCCCGACCCCCAGCTGGAGCCCCACCTTGACGGGCCTCCTGTCTGAGGCTGAAGGGGCTGAACTCACCACTCCCACGGAGGTGAAGGCAGCCACAGAGCTGATGATGGTGGGGATGATGTTAAACTTGCCAGCCTGCAAGCGGAAAGACCAAGGCGGgtgggcagagagcccagcacGAGGTCCTGAGGCTTGAGGCTGAAGGAGGACTCCCAGCCAGAGAGATGGTGGAGCGGAGGGCTCTTGGTCAACAAGAAGGCCCCAACCCTCGACCGTAGCGTAGCAGTGAAGAGTCTACAGATGGGACTCACGGAGGCTCTCAGAGCTGGTCAGTGGCAGGACCTTgctcacccccgcccccccgcatGGAGGAGGCTCTTGAGGGCCCAAGAATGGTCTGGgtttccttccctgtcctcccctcATCTGCCCGGCGCAAGGACTCACATTCCCGTACACCAGCACATCAAAGCGGATGCCGAAAGCCTTGAGGAGTGTGCGGTACTCACTGCCATTCTCCATCTTGTAGTACTTGGCAAACCTGGAAACCAGAGGTGGAAGGTGGGTTCCACTGTGGGCTCCTCCCTGAAGCTTCGGGGTCCTCTGGAGCCTACAGATCTCACTCACTGAGCATCTCACCACTGGTTTGCTGGACACCAGCCACGGTCCTCCCTGTGCGGTTAGCTGACCCTCTGCGCAGTCATCCTGGGGCCTTGATACCAAGGCAGCTTCCCAGCCCCACCTGCATCTCTGTGCCTGGGGCCCAGGACTCTGCCTTTTATGTAATTTCCCTAGATGATTCTAGTGTGTGCAAAAGTCTGAGTCTTGCTGGACTCCAGGTTTCTTcggttttatttgtttgggttaTCCCTGGGCCTAACACACAGCAGATGCTCCCCTCACTACAGGCTTCTCAGCCTACTTGGGTTCAAAGCccggctctgccacttcctagttGTGCAACCTTGGGCCAGTAACTTGACCTCTCTGAGATTCAGTTTCCGCTTTTATGATTGGGAATAATATGGAAGTCCTGCTTCACAGGGGTGCTGTGAGAATTGAGCGAAAGCACACACCCCAGGGGTCTAGAACAGTACCCGGAACACAGTAAGCACCCAGGGAATGCTTGCTGCTGTTGGCTGTTACTATTGctgaagaaaaacatttatagaGAGGTTTTTCAAAGCCTTGTGGGAAAGGGATGTGATTGCTCTATTTTTAAAGCGAGGCTCTGAGGAGGTTAAGAGACTAGTCCAGGGTCACCCAGTGGCTGAGACTAATGCTAGAGTTGCCCGAGATTATATCCTCTACTCCTTCTCTGCCTGGGCTGCTGGGTGCCAGGACCGTGCGGGGGACAGGTAAGAATGATTATCTTCAAAATGGGGGCATGAGCAACTCACTGTGAAGATGccgggggaaggggtggggaagggactgCCTGTGGCTTCATAAGCACTAAGAGTGCAAATGGTGTCTGTTTGAAGCCAGTGCACGCCCCCTACAGCCCTGCCCATCATAGGCAAAACTCTAGACTAATCAGCAAAGTGTAATGTCTTAGGACTACAATGGACCCGCAGTGGCGACACGGGCTCCTGATGTTGGATCCCAGAAGCACGGCAAGGGTTAAGTGAGATGATGGGATGAAAGGGCTCAGAGAGCCCCATACCTCTGTGGGGTTGACATGGCTCTTATTTGGTGCCAGCTGTCTCCCCTTCAGTGTTTCTGGTGATGCCCAGATTCCCAGGACTCTCCCACAGAGAGAGGAGTCTCCTTCCCCGCAGGTGTCCATGACTGTGACAGCCCTCCCAGGGCTATTTGCAttctggcagggagagggaagtgcTCAGCTCAAGGGCACAGACAGCAGAGGGGTCACAGGCATGGGAGCAAGGTCATTTTGGAGAAAAGTCATCGAAACTCATACAATGTCAGCCACTGTCTGCTCTGGCTGAGCAGAACTCTGCAGCCAGGAAGAAAGGAGCCTAAATCCTGGTTCCACCCCTTTCATGTGACTCAGAACAGTATCACCGTTCATGTCTATGACATGGGGGTGCTCACGCACCCCTCCGTGGGTCTGTTAGTGAGAGGGGTAAACACCAAGACCCACCCTTTGAGAGAGGCACTGTTGCGATCCTGGTGTTCTGGCTGTCCCTCCACAACCATTCTCTGCCAGCCCTTCTCTgcagggcctgggagcctggTCTGCAGACCTGCCTCTATCAAGCTCCCTGTTCTCTGGTTCCCGGTGGGCTCTGCAGTGGGAGGCATCCACAGGCCATTGGAGGGCCAGAATGGAAGAAGAGTTTAACTGGGTCAGGAAGGAGTCCGGGCTGCATGTtctcctgcctgcctgtgcctggGCACGGCTGGAGCATGTGTGCCCACATGGTGCACCTGCTGTCCCAGGCTTAAGAGTAAGCCTGAAAGCTAGTCAGTGAGGGcaggtgtccccccccccccccccccgggaaccTGACCCGGGAAGTGTGTCCTGTAGACACTGCAGCCAAAGACGGAGGCAGAGAAGGCAGGATGATCTTGAGCCCGAGTCCCAGAGTAAAAATGGGCCCCaggaagaagacagaaggaaGCCCAACTACCTAAGCCAGAGAACCGAAGAGCTGGAGGACAAGGGGCGAGGCGAGGGGCTGGGCCAGCTTGAGAGCCGTGGTAGGTTATGGTCTGGGTGGCAGCCGCAGAGGGCTTCCCAGACCCAGCAGAACGGAGTGGGTCCGGAGGCACCAGCAAGGGGACCCATTCtacaggtggggagagg
Coding sequences within:
- the LOC123948578 gene encoding LOW QUALITY PROTEIN: proteoglycan 3-like (The sequence of the model RefSeq protein was modified relative to this genomic sequence to represent the inferred CDS: substituted 1 base at 1 genomic stop codon) produces the protein MKGPLFLPLPLLGTVAALHLENNAPNLDSWETQADLSQNLECLGEPEGDSALTQKVIQSEGEETKPSGYWDTFEGEEAMDSNPAALDKDFQCPQEVDKVXTPGSPGCKTCCFLLVQNLEKFANAQNVCGRCCRGNLISIYNSNSEHHVLCMARGVNKGQAWIRSMLKGWFPCWRFQCTNGRHWNFGYWASGQLVNGEGNYVALWTRA